A stretch of Henckelia pumila isolate YLH828 chromosome 4, ASM3356847v2, whole genome shotgun sequence DNA encodes these proteins:
- the LOC140863241 gene encoding cellulose synthase-like protein D2, giving the protein MAGRSFKPSDPNTGRGPIPPTVTFSRRTSSGRYVNLSRDSLDSEMSGVEFSEYTVHIPPTPDNQPMDPALSMRVVDHPPISQRVEEQYVSSSLFTGGYNSVTRAHLMDKVIESETNHPQMAGTKGSSCSIPGCDGKVMSDERGEDLLPCECDFKICRDCFIDAVKTADGICPGCKEPYKNTEIPTSSVEPGQPLPLPSNVGMSKMERRLSLMKSANRSAMMRSQSGLARSQTGVEFDNNRWLFETKGTYGYGNAIWPKDGGFMDDKSESGEPPELLNKPWRPLTRKLKIPAGVLSPYRLLIFVRMAVLGLFLAWRVKNPNEDARWLWLMSVICEIWFAFSWLLDQLPKFFPVNRATDLNVLKEKFETPSPANPTGKSDLPGIDMFVSTADPEKEPPLVTANTILSILAADYPVEKLSCYVSDDGGALLTFEAMAEAASFANLWVPFCRKHDIEPRNPESYFSLKKDPFKNKVLPDFVKDRRRVKREYDEFKVRINGLPDSIRRRSDAYNAREEIKAMKLRREASDDELMEPLKASRATWMADGTHWPGTWMVSAPEHSKGDHAGIIQVMLKPPSDEPLHGTEDSSPLDFTEVDIRLPLLVYVSREKRPGYDHNKKAGAMNALVRASAIMSNGPFILNLDCDHYIYNSQAIREGMCFMMDRGGDRLCYVQFPQRFEGIDPSDRYANHNTVFFDVNMRALDGLQGPVYVGTGCLFRRTALYGFDPPRSKDHSGCCSCCFTRRKKNASISSAPDEHRALRMGDPDDEEMNPSLFSKRFGNSSFLIDSIPVAEFQGRPLADHPAVKNGRPPGALTIPRELLDASTVAEAISVISCWYEDKTEWGNRVGWIYGSVTEDVVTGYRMHNRGWKSIYCVTKRDAFRGTAPINLTDRLHQVLRWATGSVEIFFSRNNAILASPKMKLLQRVAYLNVGIYPFTSLFLIVYCFLPALSLFSGQFIVQTLNVTFLTYLLVITLTLCMLAVLEIKWSGINLEDWWRNEQFWLIGGTSAHLAAVLQGLLKVVAGIEISFTLTSKSAGDENDDDFADLYILKWSSLMIPPITIMITNLIAIAVGVSRTIYSAIPQWSRLLGGVFFSFWVLAHLYPFAKGLMGRRGRTPTIVFVWSGLIAITISLLWVAISPPAGSTQIGGSFQFP; this is encoded by the exons ATGGCTGGAAGATCCTTCAAACCTTCTGATCCAAATACCGGGAGGGGTCCAATTCCTCCAACTGTGACCTTTTCGAGGAGGACATCATCAGGTCGCTATGTCAACTTGTCGAGGGATAGTCTTGATAGTGAGATGAGTGGTGTTGAATTCTCGGAGTATACTGTACATATACCACCAACACCTGATAATCAGCCCATGGATCCGGCACTGTCAATGAGGGTGGTGGATCATCCTCCAATATCACAGAGGGTTGAGGAACAGTATGTATCGAGTTCTTTGTTTACTGGTGGATATAATAGTGTTACCCGTGCACACTTGATGGATAAGGTGATTGAATCTGAAACTAATCATCCCCAGATGGCTGGTACAAAAGGTTCCTCATGTTCGATCCCAGGCTGTGATGGGAAAGTCATGAGTGATGAGAGGGGGGAAGATCTTCTTCCATGTGAATGTGATTTCAAGATTTGTAGGGATTGTTTCATTGACGCGGTGAAGACTGCTGATGGGATTTGCCCAGGATGTAAAGAACCATATAAGAATACCGAAATTCCTACAAGCTCAGTGGAACCTGGTCAGCCGTTACCTCTTCCGTCAAATGTTGGCATGTCAAAGATGGAGAGGAGGTTGTCATTGATGAAATCGGCCAACAGATCAGCAATGATGAGGAGCCAATCGGGGTTGGCGAGGAGCCAAACAGGGGTGGAGTTTGATAATAATCGATGGTTGTTTGAGACTAAGGGAACTTATGGATACGGCAATGCCATATGGCCGAAGGATGGCGGATTTATGGATGACAAAAGTGAGTCTGGTGAGCCTCCCGAACTTCTCAACAAGCCATGGAGGCCACTCACTCGTAAATTGAAGATACCAGCTGGTGTACTCAGTCCATATCG ACTCTTGATTTTTGTACGTATGGCTGTTCTCGGATTATTTCTTGCTTGGAGAGTCAAAAATCCCAATGAGGATGCAAGATGGCTGTGGCTGATGTCTGTAATCTGTGAGATTTGGTTTGCCTTCTCGTGGTTACTTGATCAGCTTCCAAAGTTCTTTCCTGTTAATCGCGCTACTGATCTTAATGtcttgaaagaaaaatttgaaaCACCAAGTCCTGCAAATCCCACCGGAAAATCTGATCTACCAGGAATAGATATGTTTGTTTCCACAGCTGATCCTGAAAAGGAACCGCCACTTGTTACAGCAAACACTATTTTGTCCATTCTCGCAGCAGATTATCCTGTCGAGAAGCTTTCTTGCTATGTTTCTGATGATGGAGGTGCCCTCCTAACATTTGAGGCTATGGCAGAAGCTGCAAGTTTTGCTAATCTATGGGTGCCATTTTGTCGGAAACATGATATTGAACCCAGGAATCCTGAATCTTATTTCTCCTTGAAAAAAGACCCTTTTAAGAACAAGGTGCTTCCGGATTTTGTCAAGGACCGTAGAAGGGTTAAACGTGAGTATGATGAGTTCAAGGTTAGAATCAATGGACTTCCTGATTCAATTCGTCGTCGCTCAGACGCTTATAATGCTAGAGAAGAAATCAAGGCCATGAAGCTTCGGAGAGAGGCCAGTGATGATGAACTAATGGAACCTCTGAAGGCCTCTAGAGCAACATGGATGGCAGATGGCACACATTGGCCAGGAACCTGGATGGTTTCTGCTCCCGAACACTCTAAAGGTGACCATGCTGGAATCATACAG GTAATGCTGAAACCTCCAAGCGATGAACCTCTACACGGCACGGAGGACAGCAGTCCACTTGATTTTACCGAAGTAGATATCCGACTCCCCTTGCTTGTGTATGTTTCTCGGGAAAAACGACCTGGGTATGATCACAATAAGAAAGCCGGGGCCATGAATGCATTGGTTCGAGCCTCAGCGATCATGTCCAATGGCCCCTTTATACTAAATCTTGATTGTGATCACTACATCTACAATTCCCAGGCAATAAGAGAAGGCATGTGTTTTATGATGGACCGTGGTGGAGACCGACTTTGCTATGTTCAGTTTCCTCAAAGATTTGAGGGAATAGACCCATCCGACCGTTACGCAAATCACAATACAGTATTCTTTGATGTCAACATGCGTGCTCTGGATGGACTTCAGGGTCCGGTTTATGTTGGCACTGGGTGCCTTTTTCGACGGACTGCGCTTTATGGCTTTGACCCGCCTCGTTCAAAAGACCATTCTGGCTGTTGCAGCTGTTGTTTCACTCGTCGGAAGAAAAATGCATCCATTTCTTCAGCACCCGATGAGCACCGGGCACTTAGAATGGGGGATCCTGATGATGAGGAAATGAATCCTTCTCTTTTCTCTAAACGGTTTGGTAACTCGAGTTTCCTGATCGATTCCATTCCAGTTGCAGAATTTCAAGGTAGACCACTTGCAGATCACCCTGCTGTGAAAAATGGACGACCTCCTGGTGCTCTAACAATTCCAAGGGAACTTCTTGATGCATCCACTGTTGCAGAGGCTATCAGTGTTATCTCCTGTTGGTACGAAGACAAAACTGAATGGGGCAATCGGGTGGGGTGGATTTATGGCTCAGTGACAGAAGATGTGGTGACAGGATACCGCATGCACAACCGAGGATGGAAGTCTATATACTGCGTCACCAAGAGGGATGCTTTCCGTGGCACTGCACCTATTAACCTGACAGACCGGCTGCATCAAGTGCTTCGATGGGCCACAGGTTCAGTTGAGATATTTTTTTCACGGAATAATGCAATTCTAGCTAGTCCTAAGATGAAACTTCTACAAAGGGTGGCTTATCTTAATGTGGGCATATATCCGTTTACGTCCTTGTTTCTAATTGTCTATTGTTTCCTCCCGGCATTGTCGCTCTTCTCCGGGCAATTCATTGTCCAGACTCTAAACGTCACATTCTTGACTTACCTTCTTGTAATCACCTTAACTCTCTGCATGTTGGCTGTGCTCGAAATCAAGTGGTCCGGTATAAATCTCGAAGACTGGTGGAGGAATGAGCAATTCTGGTTGATCGGGGGAACAAGTGCGCATCTTGCTGCTGTTCTACAAGGGCTGCTAAAGGTGGTGGCCGGAATTGAAATTTCATTCACATTGACGTCGAAATCCGCTGGCGATGAGAATGACGATGATTTCGCCGATCTTTATATCTTAAAATGGTCGTCTCTAATGATTCCCCCCATTACTATCATGATAACAAACTTGATTGCTATAGCGGTAGGCGTGAGCAGGACGATTTACAGTGCTATACCGCAGTGGAGCCGTTTGCTTGGGGGCGTTTTCTTTAGCTTCTGGGTTTTAGCTCATTTGTATCCATTCGCGAAAGGGTTGATGGGACGAAGAGGTCGGACACCAACTATCGTGTTTGTCTGGTCGGGACTTATAGCGATCACCATTTCTCTTCTCTGGGTCGCGATTTCTCCACCAGCCGGGAGTACCCAAATAGGAGGGTCTTTTCAGTTTCCATGA
- the LOC140864347 gene encoding UV-B-induced protein At3g17800, chloroplastic: protein MMQFAAVISEVPAVLPPAGGCRAPDFKHCRSSFDAKSLLWPSRNWPCPFSGSKLEFQSQKLRTRRFMVRTSGNSGGNLIPVAPLQLESPIGQLLTQILQTHPHLLLVTVDQQLENLQSQRDAQREMIASSSQDLLNKRIAEVKEKDWRKTLEDIVYCLIVQRFVENDISMNPQITTSYPAGRVDIWPDQEEKLESVHSAEAFEMILSHLSLVLGERVVESVDTIIQISKIKLGKLYAASIMYGYFLRRVDERFQLEQSMNTLPEGFGEDLVKSEHPTSEKQLWDPDSLIHMYPDDGDGEHIIDSGTKEKSYKLRSYVMYLDAETLQRYATIRSKEALSLIEKQTQALFGRPDIMVTQSGTLDASNDEVVSVTFSGLTLLILEAVTFGSFLWDTESYVESKYTFINS from the exons ATGATGCAATTCGCGGCCGTAATATCAGAAGTACCGGCGGTTCTCCCGCCGGCCGGCGGATGCAGGGCGCCGGATTTCAAGCATTGCAGGTCATCATTCGACGCCAAGTCTTTACTTTGGCCCTCCAGA AACTGGCCCTGCCCTTTTTCTGGTTCCAAGCTAGAGTTTCAGTCACAGAAGTTGAGAACTAGAAGGTTCATGGTGAGAACCTCTGGAAATTCAGGTGGTAATTTGATTCCAGTGGCTCCTCTTCAGCTCGAGTCCCCTATAGGCCAGCTTTTGACCCAGATTCTACAAACACATCCACATCTTCTTCTAGTAACTGTTGATCAGCAGCTTGAGAATCTCCAGAGTCAAAGGGATGCACAAAGAGAGATGATTGCATCATCATCGCAAGATCTCCTCAACAA GAGAATAGCTGAAGTAAAGGAGAAAGATTGGAGGAAAACACTGGAAGATATAGTCTACTGCTTAATCGTGCAAAGATTTGTGGAGAATGATATTTCAATGAACCCCCAAATAACTACTTCATATCCTGCTGGAAGAGTGGATATTTGGCCAGATCAAGAAGAAAAGCTGGAATCTGTGCACTCTGCAGAGGCATTTGAGATGATACTTAGCCACCTGTCTCTTGTTCTCGGGGAGCGTGTTGTAGAATCTGTAGATACAATCATACAGATCAGTAAAATAAAGCTTGGCAAGCTTTATGCTGCTTCAATTATGTATGGGTATTTTCTAAGAAGGGTAGACGAACGTTTCCAACTTGAGCAATCTATGAACACCCTTCCTGAAGGTTTTGGTGAAGATCTGGTAAAGTCAGAACATCCCACATCAGAAAAGCAACTCTGGGATCCCGATTCATTAATACACATGTATCCTGATGATGGTGATGGGGAACACATCATAGATTCTGGCACCAAAGAAAAATCATACAAGTTGAGATCCTATGTGATGTATTTGGACGCAGAAACACTTCAACGGTACGCAACCATAAGATCTAAAGAAGCACTATCTTTGATTGAAAAGCAAACACAGGCATTGTTTGGAAGGCCCGATATTATGGTCACACAAAGTGGTACCCTTGATGCATCAAATGATGAAGTTGTTTCTGTAACATTTTCTGGACTGACACTGCTGATTCTGGAGGCTGTTACATTTGGATCATTTCTTTGGGATACAGAAAGTTACGTTGAATCCAAATATACCTTCATTAACAGCTAG